One stretch of Sander lucioperca isolate FBNREF2018 chromosome 13, SLUC_FBN_1.2, whole genome shotgun sequence DNA includes these proteins:
- the fam53c gene encoding protein FAM53C, with amino-acid sequence MPESSYWQLCPPSKSGLQGGLLSSSFPPGPVPLVPPDAHLQEGGDPLDGTPSQPQQHRPLAPSTSASELCLPGAPVPPPGPGPPPPPPPPPKRHCRSLSVPEDLSRCRYTWRPSASRVWTPVSRQQCHGGAGGGVTGGGLGAGGGVIGAGAAGGGACPLRAPSSSLNSSLHSSSSPTFFSLALSPDSPLPWSFPWDPSEAAAGGGACCCFFPSPSSCSSSPSPLHPPPPPQRRFSLSPVLIRDSTASTFLPPPPVPSHAAARPPSCSAVAGVTVGGPVPASPSSACSTPSSLRRSLPPQLPRCHSQPCDLLLLKPGLKRRRDPDRPCARPVLDFTKMTQTRSIDPQCLERGGGRLACGGDVCMGMESFMGDFRGSCSPAECLGRTSIGPLSESDEECPEDDDEDDGEEEAEEREAAQQAVFERDCTELDLNLIEEN; translated from the exons ATGCCTG AGAGCAGCTACTGGCAGCTCTGCCCTCCCTCCAAGTCCGGCCTGCAGGGGGGGTTACTGAGCTCTAGTTTCCCCCCCGGCCCCGTGCCCCTGGTGCCCCCAGATGCTCACCTGCAGGAGGGTGGCGACCCCCTGGACGGCACCCCCTCTCAGCCGCAGCAGCACCGTCCCCTGGCGCCCAGCACCTCAGCGTCCGAGCTGTGCCTCCCCGGAGCGCCGGTACCCCCTCCCGGCCCCGGgccccctccacctcctccaccgcCCCCAAAACGGCACTGCCGTTCACTGTCGGTGCCCGAAGACCTGTCACGCTGCCGCTACACCTGGCGGCCCAGCGCCTCGCGGGTCTGGACCCCTGTCAGTCGCCAGCAGTGCCATGGGGGAGCGGGGGGAGGGGTCACAGGTGGAGGCTTGGGGGCAGGAGGAGGGGTTATAGGGGCAGGTGCGGCGGGGGGAGGAGCCTGTCCTCTCCGCGCTCCCAGCTCCTCTCTGAACTCGTCGCTGCACTCCTCATCCAGCCCCACCTTCTTCAGCCTGGCGCTGTCTCCAGACTCCCCGCTGCCCTGGAGCTTCCCCTGGGACCCCAGCGAGGCGGCGGCGGGGGGAGGagcctgctgctgcttcttcccatccccctcctcctgctcctcctcgccctcccccctccacccgcCTCCCCCTCCTCAGAGGcgtttctccctctcccctgtGCTCATCAGAGACTCGACGGCCTCCACCTTCCTGCCTCCGCCTCCCGTGCCGAGTCACGCGGCGGCGCGTCCGCCGAGCTGCTCGGCCGTAGCCGGAGTGACCGTGGGGGGCCCCGTGCCCGCCTCACCCTCCTCAGCCTGCAGCACGCCCTCGTCTCTGCGACGCAGTCTACCGCCGCAGCTGCCGCGCTGCCACTCGCAGCCCTGCGACCTGCTGCTGCTCAAACCAGGTCTGAAGAGACGCCGCGACCCCGACAGACCCTGCGCTCGACCCGTCCTCGACTTCACCAAGATGACTCAG ACTCGCAGCATCGACCCGCAGTGTCTGGAGCGCGGCGGCGGCAGGCTGGCCTGCGGTGGTGACGTCTGCATGGGCATGGAGTCCTTCATGGGCGACTTCCGGGGCTCCTGCTCGCCGGCCGAGTGCCTGGGTAGGACCAGCATCGGGCCGCTGAGCGAGAGCGACGAGGAGTGCCCCGAGGACGATGACGAGGACGACGGCGAGGAGGAGGCCGAGGAGCGTGAGGCCGCTCAGCAGGCAGTGTTTGAGAGGGATTGTACAGAACTCGACTTGAACTTAATAGAAGAAAACTGA
- the LOC116056007 gene encoding heat shock protein beta-11-like, with amino-acid sequence MLCPSVFQPSPVNMRPFMDLHWPVRSLWPETRPLFYHIEQEMIRHMQEMRQSMEYMERLHQKIFEEIDQTSSLTGVFKPIAFQELGRDGSSFALSLDTKEFAPEELSVKQVGRKLRVSGRTEKKQEDEKGSYSYKCQEFRQEFDLPDGVEPETVTCSLVGGRLQIQAPRERAVHDGKERVVPISVTSVPAITSSSSSDSSSESNPAEKK; translated from the coding sequence ATGTTGTGTCCCAGCGTCTTCCAGCCGTCCCCCGTCAACATGAGGCCTTTCATGGACCTGCACTGGCCTGTCCGCAGCCTGTGGCCCGAGACCCGGCCACTCTTCTACCACATCGAACAGGAGATGATCCGCCACATGCAGGAGATGAGGCAGAGCATGGAGTACATGGAGAGGCTGCACCAGAAGATCTTCGAGGAGATCGACCAGACCTCATCCTTGACAGGGGTCTTCAAGCCCATCGCCTTCCAGGAACTGGGGAGGGACGGCAGCAGCTTCGCCCTCAGCCTGGACACGAAGGAGTTCGCCCCGGAGGAGCTGTCAGTCAAACAGGTGGGCAGGAAGCTGAGGGTGAGCGGCAGGACGGAGAAGAAGCAGGAGGACGAGAAGGGCTCGTACTCTTACAAGTGTCAGGAGTTCAGGCAGGAGTTCGACCTGCCGGATGGCGTCGAACCCGAGACCGTCACCTGTTCTCTGGTGGGGGGGCGGCTGCAGATCCAGGCCCCCCGGGAGAGAGCAGTGCATGATGGGAAGGAGAGGGTCGTTCCCATCAGCGTCACCTCTGTCCCGGCCATCACATCCTCCAGCAGCAGTGACTCCTCCTCAGAAAGCAACCCTGCTGAGAAAAAAtga